The Glutamicibacter mishrai DNA window TACAGGCCCTTGGACTGCAGGTACCAGGGATCCAGGGAAACCCTTGGCCGCTTGATAGTGCCCAGCAGGTCCATGGTGCCGCCGGATAGGTCCCCGCCGATCAAGGCTGCGTTCTGCCGCTCCAAATCCTTGGCGGTGACCACGTGGGCTTCGAGGATTATTTCGGAGAAGCCCGGGGCCGCCTGCTGGATCATGGATTGGATTTCCTGGCGCATATCCCGTGGCGAATCCAGGGGCACATGGCAATAGGCCCAGATGACGTGCTGTCCTTCTGGCGCGCGCGAATCATCGAACTGCGAAGGCTGGGAAACGATCATGAACGGGGTCGCCGATCCGCGGTGGACCGCGGCACGCTCGGCCTTGCCCACCTGCTTGGCGGTGCCGCCCAGATGCACGGTGCCGGCAGTGGCCAGCACCGGATCGAGCCAAGGAACCGGTTCGGAGAGCACAAAGTGGACCAGGCAGCTGCCCGGCGAGCGCCTGGTGGTGGACAGGGCTCGGGAGAGCTGTTCGGGCAGGTGGCCGGCGCTGAGCTTCGCGGCCTCTTCGGCTGAGGTGTCGAAGAGGATGTTCTGCGCGGAGAGCTCGTCGATGTGGTTGACCCTCACGCCGGTATGGATCTGCGCGCCGTGGGCGGTGGCTTCGGCAGCCAGCGCGTCACTGATTGCTTGGGAGCCTCCGCGGGGAATCGGCCAGCCCTTGGCGTGGGCGGTGGCGGCCAGGAACAGGCCGGCCCCGGCATTGGCCGGGCCCTGCGATCCGCCAGCCACATGGGCTGCGCACCCCGAGTAGAGGGCCGCGGCCCGCTCATACTTCGCCCCGAGCAATTCCTTGAGCCCCATGCCGCCCAGGGTGGCAGCCCCGAAGCTGGCCAGGGCCAGCGGGTGGCTGGGGACTTTGAGCAGGGTATTGAGCAGGGTATCGCTGACCTGGTCGATCTGGTTGACCAGCGGCTGGACCAGCCGGCGATAGATCTGCCCGTCCTCGCCGCCCAATTCCTCGACGGTGCGCTCCAGATCCCGGTAGGCGTAGGCGGTGCGGTCATCGATGACATGGGCGAAGGACAGATCCGGGGTGATGAAGTCCACGCGTTCGTGGACCCCGAGTTCGCGCATGGCCGGGGACTGCATGGCCATCGGGTGCACGGCGCTGCCCAGATCGAAGATCGCCTCGGAGCCATCCAGGGATTGGGTCCTGGCCGCCCCGCCGATGCTCTCGTTGGCTTCATAGACCTGCACGTTGAGCCCGGCCCGGGCGGCCACCGCGGCGGCGGCCAATCCGTTGGGCCCGGCGCCGATGACAGCGACGTCGATCATTGCTTGCCTCCTGCGGTTTCATGTTGCTTCTTGGTGCCAGGCAGCCATGGGCGCAGGGTGAATTGGTCGGGGAGCCCCGCGAACTGGCCGGCCAGCGGATCAACCTGCCCCACCGCGCGGATCGGGTCGCGCCGCGGATCGAGGATGGAACGGGCCACCAGGTACATCAGGTAGCCGAGCATCAGCATGTGGGCGAAGACCAGGACCACGTAGCCGACCTCGGGGAAGGCCTTGTGCGGGTCTTCGGCAGAGGAGGCGGCCAGGTAGTTCCAGAGACCATAGAAGTGGGCGATCTCCACCAGCATCCAGATCACGAATTCGCGCCAGCGCGGCAAGGCCAGTACGAACAGCGGGATCAGCCAGACGATGAACTGCGGCGAGTAGACCTTGTTGACCATGACAAAGGAGGCAATGATCAAGAAGGCCATCGATCCCAGCCGCGGGGTGCGCTCGGCGCACAGTCCAAGCAGGGCCACGCCTACGCAGCACAGGAAGAAGAGGACCAGCCCGTAGCGCGAAATCTGGTCGGCCTCGAAGATCGGCAGGCCCGGGTTCTTGGCAGCCACCACATTCCAGGCGTGCCAGAAGCTGGACAGGCCCGCCCCGCGTTCCGAGGAGAAGTTGAAGAAGTGCATGAAGGACTTGGGGAAGGCCAGCGCGTAGGGCAGGTTGACCAGGACCCAGGTGGCCGCGGCGGTTCCGCCGGTGACCCAGAAGGTCTTGAGCCGGCCGGTGCGGATGGCCAGCACGAGGATCGCGCCGAGGATGAAGAAGGGGTAGATCTTCATTGCGGCGCCTAGTCCGATCAGCACCCCGGCCCAGACGGTGTGCTTGCGCGCGAAGGCCAGCATGCCGGCGGCCAGCAGGGCGACGGCCCACATATCCCAGTTGATGCTGCCGGCCAGGATGATGCCCGGGGCGATCGCCACCATCGCGGCATCCCA harbors:
- a CDS encoding phytoene desaturase family protein; this encodes MIDVAVIGAGPNGLAAAAVAARAGLNVQVYEANESIGGAARTQSLDGSEAIFDLGSAVHPMAMQSPAMRELGVHERVDFITPDLSFAHVIDDRTAYAYRDLERTVEELGGEDGQIYRRLVQPLVNQIDQVSDTLLNTLLKVPSHPLALASFGAATLGGMGLKELLGAKYERAAALYSGCAAHVAGGSQGPANAGAGLFLAATAHAKGWPIPRGGSQAISDALAAEATAHGAQIHTGVRVNHIDELSAQNILFDTSAEEAAKLSAGHLPEQLSRALSTTRRSPGSCLVHFVLSEPVPWLDPVLATAGTVHLGGTAKQVGKAERAAVHRGSATPFMIVSQPSQFDDSRAPEGQHVIWAYCHVPLDSPRDMRQEIQSMIQQAAPGFSEIILEAHVVTAKDLERQNAALIGGDLSGGTMDLLGTIKRPRVSLDPWYLQSKGLYLISSAAPPGPSVHGMGGYLGAQSMLKREYRIKNWKSVK
- a CDS encoding glycosyltransferase family 87 protein encodes the protein MHEPNQSPPKRGPLRITVPSRADGFLRQFTALIGGPLGRRSDPGRVDPGFFSVERVIILMTTLGALLMLLAKNPCRVNGWGGGNPYNYACYSDWVPLFGARGFADNPWAPFSATAEFEYPVLMSTVASAVASIVPESVANRSLLYFDMNLVLVAILWMITVVCTVRMTGRRPWDAAMVAIAPGIILAGSINWDMWAVALLAAGMLAFARKHTVWAGVLIGLGAAMKIYPFFILGAILVLAIRTGRLKTFWVTGGTAAATWVLVNLPYALAFPKSFMHFFNFSSERGAGLSSFWHAWNVVAAKNPGLPIFEADQISRYGLVLFFLCCVGVALLGLCAERTPRLGSMAFLIIASFVMVNKVYSPQFIVWLIPLFVLALPRWREFVIWMLVEIAHFYGLWNYLAASSAEDPHKAFPEVGYVVLVFAHMLMLGYLMYLVARSILDPRRDPIRAVGQVDPLAGQFAGLPDQFTLRPWLPGTKKQHETAGGKQ